A genome region from Streptomyces antimycoticus includes the following:
- a CDS encoding quinone oxidoreductase family protein, producing the protein MKAVIVRSSGDLAVVDAPEPVPGPGQVLVDVDAIGVGYVDVMVRRGEYAYFPGAGSVPGLEVVGRVTTVGPNVPEAPAGQRVLALPAFGGYAEKVVADADRVFPAPPGTDAADVVTLGVNALVAEGALHRAGAAAGERVLVRGAGGGIGVLATQIAHSRGAEVTVVTSSPARGERLRALGAARVVDRTGSALPGETYDVVVDTVAGPDLGKHLELLRPNGRYVLCGAAGGSPGPEAFAPLLSHFHASPTLYAFSLNSLSPRTSAPPGRGS; encoded by the coding sequence ATGAAGGCCGTCATCGTCAGGTCGTCCGGGGATCTCGCCGTGGTCGACGCGCCGGAACCCGTGCCCGGGCCGGGCCAGGTGCTCGTCGACGTCGACGCGATCGGCGTCGGCTACGTGGACGTGATGGTCCGGCGAGGCGAGTACGCCTACTTTCCCGGCGCGGGTTCGGTGCCGGGCCTGGAAGTCGTCGGCCGCGTGACGACGGTCGGGCCGAACGTGCCCGAGGCGCCGGCCGGGCAGCGGGTTCTCGCCCTGCCCGCCTTCGGCGGCTACGCCGAGAAGGTCGTCGCCGACGCCGACCGGGTCTTTCCGGCACCGCCGGGCACCGACGCGGCCGATGTGGTCACGCTGGGCGTGAACGCGCTGGTCGCCGAGGGCGCGCTGCACCGGGCGGGAGCCGCCGCGGGAGAACGCGTGCTCGTGCGCGGCGCCGGCGGCGGGATCGGCGTGCTCGCCACGCAGATCGCCCACTCCCGCGGAGCCGAGGTCACCGTCGTCACCTCGTCCCCGGCCCGCGGCGAACGCCTGCGGGCGCTGGGTGCCGCACGGGTCGTCGACCGGACCGGGTCCGCCCTTCCCGGCGAGACGTACGACGTCGTCGTGGACACGGTCGCCGGCCCGGACCTGGGGAAGCACCTCGAGCTCCTGCGGCCCAACGGGCGTTACGTCCTCTGCGGCGCCGCCGGTGGATCTCCCGGGCCGGAAGCGTTCGCACCGCTGCTGAGCCACTTCCACGCATCGCCGACGCTGTACGCCTTCAGCCTGAACTCGCTGTCCCCGAGGACCTCCGCTCCTCCTGGGCGAGGATCGTGA
- a CDS encoding TetR-like C-terminal domain-containing protein → MDVSGTASADENTRPQAVIKTTARQLLVKLGAGGLTLNAVAREGGLALSDVEAVFPHRDELLTALLIDAYNDSGAAMEQADQVARDAGASAGARLLAATRALRRWSFANPAEFTLVYGSPVPDYHAPQDTVPPASRTPAVLAGIVRSALEAGELTAPRRQVPGPPLLLPEAEALFGGVPEAPFSDLIERGIVLWSSLVGLLVFQVFSRTHDSVRDETAFFDYAIAVAAEGIGLVVPLGEHTD, encoded by the coding sequence ATGGATGTTTCCGGAACAGCTTCCGCCGATGAAAACACCAGGCCGCAGGCGGTCATCAAGACCACCGCACGCCAACTGCTGGTGAAACTGGGGGCCGGAGGGCTGACCCTGAACGCCGTTGCCCGTGAGGGCGGACTCGCCCTCAGCGATGTGGAAGCCGTCTTTCCGCATCGGGACGAGCTGCTGACCGCGCTGCTGATCGACGCCTACAACGACTCCGGCGCCGCGATGGAGCAGGCCGATCAGGTCGCCCGGGACGCCGGCGCGTCGGCGGGTGCGCGGCTCCTCGCGGCCACCCGCGCGCTGCGCCGGTGGTCCTTCGCCAACCCTGCCGAGTTCACGCTGGTCTACGGCTCGCCCGTACCGGACTACCACGCCCCGCAGGACACGGTCCCGCCCGCCTCACGCACCCCCGCGGTGCTGGCCGGCATCGTGCGTTCGGCGCTGGAGGCCGGTGAACTCACCGCGCCCCGGCGTCAGGTGCCGGGGCCGCCGCTGCTCCTGCCGGAGGCCGAGGCGCTCTTCGGCGGGGTGCCCGAGGCTCCGTTCTCGGACCTCATCGAGCGCGGCATCGTGCTGTGGAGCAGTCTGGTCGGGCTCCTGGTCTTCCAGGTCTTCAGCCGTACCCATGACAGCGTCCGGGACGAGACCGCGTTCTTCGACTACGCCATCGCGGTCGCGGCCGAGGGGATCGGACTCGTGGTTCCCTTGGGCGAGCACACCGACTGA
- a CDS encoding ATP-binding protein, with the protein MRVSEGSLLYGRDPLLRSLVPRLTGLAYDERSRVGREHQGDLPVVLVTGYHGMGRSAVLEELAARYRDRLPLAHVRAVATESETFPPAPADGRAPTASTLVEILAELVCGLAPDVRRRFPVLVPGLFAVSGWHRGNGEQRDVACLTFARLLLACRLADGDENALRHAWATAVEGRLETMGAQADAEWGRDAVTAAVVAEYTDRYQPAAAQEWYRRRFPRGADGQDPLVLLGEWFQRGGDYRHAAEQSLMAAFLHDVASSYGRLQRWNREPWPLILLDDAHFPPGQDFLDLLLEHRAMPERPDHEELVVVATRLGGLPEDASAAIRRDLPDLVKSSGWQRNGLAPSAGLLAVPLTPLSRDDILPLLVPDWPARPLHPYLASAVHSLTGGHPAVTTVLCAAVLDATKRGRGVGPRDLLELHAKDGRAVTEALLERLLPNRRQRDRLTLLSLARDSTAAEALAENLRLQGPDQLPANSATDYLEEQQWQQLTPPDEPLVTDALLRTLLVHEARRTSSRAEDGRSWQDIHRFLRMHHAQRGESGEADALRHTLAAGNAETVVAMLTEEFQSEKDAQAAAHWLLCLRYAATAPTPPAAEWTDERMQIALGAHDGRYAELHEIERCVNRLLHALWHVSEPHAEPDPDMCKAVGEELAYLSPRHPSWHAVLGQAARSWPAAARKKRPFPISGQ; encoded by the coding sequence ATGCGCGTATCGGAAGGGTCACTGCTCTATGGCCGGGACCCTCTGCTGCGCTCGCTCGTTCCCCGGCTGACCGGCCTGGCCTACGACGAGCGGTCCCGGGTGGGCCGGGAGCACCAGGGCGACCTTCCCGTGGTGCTGGTGACGGGATACCACGGCATGGGGCGCAGCGCGGTGCTCGAAGAGCTCGCCGCGCGCTACCGCGATCGGCTGCCGCTGGCCCATGTCCGCGCCGTGGCCACCGAATCCGAGACCTTCCCGCCCGCCCCGGCAGACGGCCGCGCCCCCACCGCCTCGACCCTCGTCGAGATCCTCGCGGAGCTGGTGTGCGGGCTCGCGCCCGATGTGCGCCGCCGCTTCCCGGTCCTGGTGCCCGGCCTGTTCGCCGTATCCGGCTGGCACCGCGGCAACGGCGAGCAGCGGGACGTGGCGTGCCTGACGTTCGCCCGGCTGCTGCTCGCCTGCCGCCTCGCCGACGGGGACGAGAACGCGCTGAGACACGCCTGGGCCACCGCCGTCGAAGGCCGTCTGGAGACGATGGGCGCGCAGGCCGACGCGGAGTGGGGCCGGGACGCGGTCACCGCCGCCGTGGTGGCGGAGTACACCGACCGCTATCAGCCGGCCGCGGCACAGGAGTGGTACCGGCGGCGCTTCCCACGGGGCGCTGACGGCCAGGATCCGCTGGTGCTGCTCGGGGAGTGGTTCCAGCGGGGCGGCGACTACCGGCACGCGGCCGAGCAGAGCCTGATGGCCGCCTTCCTCCACGATGTCGCCTCCTCCTACGGCAGGCTGCAGCGCTGGAACCGGGAGCCCTGGCCGCTCATCCTGCTCGACGACGCCCACTTCCCGCCGGGGCAGGACTTCCTCGACCTGCTTCTCGAACACCGGGCGATGCCCGAACGCCCCGACCACGAGGAGCTCGTCGTCGTGGCCACCCGCCTCGGCGGCTTACCGGAGGACGCGTCCGCCGCCATCCGCCGCGACCTGCCCGACCTGGTGAAGTCCTCCGGCTGGCAGCGCAACGGACTGGCCCCGTCCGCCGGGCTGCTCGCCGTACCCCTCACCCCGCTGAGCCGGGACGACATCCTGCCCCTCCTGGTGCCGGACTGGCCCGCCCGGCCGCTCCACCCCTATCTGGCCTCCGCCGTGCACTCCCTGACCGGCGGGCATCCCGCGGTGACCACCGTCCTGTGCGCGGCCGTCCTGGACGCCACCAAGCGGGGCCGCGGCGTGGGCCCGCGCGACCTCCTCGAACTGCACGCCAAGGACGGCCGCGCCGTCACCGAAGCGCTCCTGGAGCGGCTGCTTCCCAACCGGCGCCAGCGCGACCGGCTGACCCTGCTCTCGCTCGCCCGCGACAGCACCGCGGCGGAGGCGCTGGCCGAGAATCTGCGTCTCCAGGGCCCGGACCAGCTGCCCGCCAACTCCGCCACCGACTACCTCGAAGAGCAGCAGTGGCAGCAACTCACGCCGCCCGACGAGCCGTTGGTCACCGACGCCCTGCTGCGGACGCTGCTCGTACACGAGGCGCGCCGCACCTCGTCACGGGCCGAGGACGGCCGCAGCTGGCAGGACATCCACCGCTTCCTGCGGATGCACCACGCCCAGCGCGGGGAGAGCGGCGAGGCGGACGCCCTGCGGCATACCCTCGCGGCGGGAAACGCGGAGACGGTGGTGGCCATGCTGACGGAGGAGTTCCAGTCCGAGAAGGACGCCCAGGCCGCCGCCCACTGGCTGCTGTGCCTGCGATACGCCGCCACCGCGCCCACCCCACCGGCCGCGGAGTGGACCGACGAACGGATGCAGATCGCCCTCGGCGCGCACGACGGCCGGTACGCCGAACTGCATGAGATCGAGCGCTGTGTGAACCGGCTGCTGCACGCCCTGTGGCATGTGTCCGAGCCGCACGCCGAGCCGGACCCCGACATGTGCAAGGCGGTCGGCGAAGAGCTGGCCTACCTCTCCCCGCGCCACCCGTCCTGGCACGCCGTCCTGGGTCAGGCCGCCCGCAGCTGGCCTGCGGCGGCACGGAAGAAGCGCCCCTTCCCTATCTCCGGTCAGTGA
- a CDS encoding NACHT domain-containing protein, with protein sequence MDGGTVGLRIASAVVVPVVKRLLLPPASAPGAEYGERPVPIRRLVSFAREHRTLTEDDLHKLARELVRRAVRAAGPHDPPIGADEHDSVGQALTRTLHALGDLDMDDVHAFALGPERLAAELSRRAGPDTRRLLSDDAARFHDRLLETACLHLMRFFSQRPGFAARAQIEQSREIREQSEKLDSILRRLPDISHQDIQFEEEYARYVVECHGRLTIYGVDLREPDGQDWPLETAYLSLEARPYRDGTDRVPVVNGEPGADRDTEAERAAGPAEAVFASHERVLLRGVAGTGKTTLVQWLALSTAQQDRVPGGLSQLFGRVPFVLPLRTLARRDSELPMPDDFLRWIGCPLVGTEPDGWAARVLRHGRGVLLIDGADEIPKDDRTRVRAWLKKLLAVFPGNLWLLTSRPSALERGWLAREGFQEFALAAMRPADMKQFIRRWHTAAGAAQELGESLSLSLRSSPELSRLATNPLMCGLICALHRERRGFLPQGRASLYEAALSMLLERRDLEREVYGRSRPALDQKSATEPLQRLAYWLIRNERTQLDRPDAVNVVRRLQPSVPRLADVGTAEEALQHLLERSGLLREPAPGAVDFIHRTFQDFLGARAVLEERDMGMLVNNAHLDQWEDVVQMAVAQARHQERADLLTRLRERGDREQDATVQARLRLLALASLEQATRLEPTVREAIEDRAARLLPPRSLREARSLAQTGPLLLGLLPDAKDLDGDEELATVHAICQIGGDAAIPRLREFLGTGQPAVRAQLLAHWDRFDTKVYAEEIVRPLLDTAPEEIVTVRSPAELEALRTMSGYQRVGLHGDFAPEDIRASLDPRHLRELRLRNTLRLEDLTLLSAYPELETVALQGCRNVKDPTPLTRLPRLRRLELRDLPQFEPLLKLADCPRLEGLLVGPEVPWRGLPDLPRPAELRLLSLPSSAAQLAGIVECRELEELRLQDASERLAPDEWGSLIAELPNLRKLTLSPQQLSMLLFAPRTEIPQVTHLDVWARAGSAVPLRRIARRLPGLEEIHLSQVAELDLASLAGLPRLRRVRLVYPGEIRGADSLPDSVELDIYPHP encoded by the coding sequence GTGGACGGCGGCACGGTGGGGCTGCGGATCGCATCGGCAGTGGTCGTACCGGTGGTCAAACGGCTGCTGCTGCCGCCCGCGAGCGCGCCCGGGGCGGAGTACGGCGAGCGGCCCGTTCCGATCCGCCGGCTCGTCTCCTTCGCCCGGGAGCACCGCACCCTCACCGAGGACGATCTGCACAAGCTCGCCCGCGAGCTGGTCCGCCGCGCCGTACGGGCCGCCGGGCCGCACGATCCGCCGATCGGCGCCGACGAGCACGACTCCGTCGGCCAGGCGCTCACCCGCACCCTGCACGCCCTCGGCGATCTCGACATGGACGACGTCCACGCCTTCGCGCTCGGCCCCGAGCGGCTGGCCGCGGAGCTGTCCCGTCGCGCGGGCCCCGACACGCGCAGGCTGCTGAGCGACGACGCCGCCCGCTTCCACGACCGGCTCCTGGAGACGGCCTGCCTCCATCTCATGCGCTTCTTCAGCCAGCGGCCCGGATTCGCGGCCCGAGCCCAGATCGAGCAGAGCCGCGAGATCCGGGAGCAGAGCGAGAAATTGGACTCAATCCTGCGGCGGCTGCCGGACATCAGCCACCAGGACATCCAGTTCGAGGAGGAGTACGCGCGCTACGTCGTCGAGTGCCACGGCAGGCTCACGATCTACGGCGTCGACCTCCGCGAACCGGACGGCCAGGACTGGCCGCTGGAGACCGCCTATCTGAGCCTGGAGGCCAGGCCGTACCGCGACGGCACCGACCGGGTCCCGGTGGTGAACGGCGAGCCCGGCGCCGACCGGGACACCGAGGCCGAGCGGGCCGCGGGCCCCGCCGAGGCGGTCTTCGCCAGCCATGAGCGCGTCCTGCTGCGCGGCGTCGCCGGCACCGGCAAGACCACCCTCGTCCAGTGGCTGGCCCTCTCCACGGCCCAGCAGGATCGGGTGCCGGGCGGGCTCTCGCAGCTGTTCGGGCGCGTCCCCTTCGTCCTGCCGCTGCGCACCCTGGCCCGCAGGGACTCCGAGCTGCCCATGCCCGATGACTTCCTGCGCTGGATCGGCTGCCCGCTGGTGGGCACCGAGCCCGACGGCTGGGCCGCGCGGGTGCTGCGGCACGGGCGCGGCGTGCTCCTGATCGACGGGGCCGACGAGATCCCGAAGGACGACCGGACCCGGGTGCGGGCCTGGCTGAAGAAGCTGCTCGCCGTCTTCCCCGGCAATCTGTGGCTGCTCACCTCCCGCCCCTCGGCCCTCGAACGGGGCTGGCTGGCCCGCGAGGGCTTCCAGGAGTTCGCGCTCGCCGCGATGCGGCCCGCCGACATGAAGCAGTTCATCCGGCGCTGGCACACCGCGGCGGGAGCCGCGCAGGAGCTCGGCGAGTCGCTCTCGCTGTCGCTGCGCAGCAGCCCCGAGCTGAGCCGCCTGGCGACCAATCCGCTGATGTGCGGCCTGATCTGCGCCCTGCACCGGGAGCGGCGCGGCTTCCTGCCCCAGGGCCGGGCCTCCCTGTACGAGGCGGCGCTCTCCATGCTCCTGGAGCGGCGCGACCTGGAGCGCGAGGTCTACGGCCGCAGCCGTCCGGCCCTGGACCAGAAGTCGGCCACCGAGCCGCTCCAGAGGCTCGCGTACTGGCTGATCCGCAACGAGCGGACGCAGCTGGACCGCCCCGACGCGGTGAACGTGGTGCGGCGGCTGCAGCCCTCCGTCCCCCGCCTCGCGGACGTCGGAACGGCGGAGGAGGCCCTGCAGCATCTGCTGGAGCGCTCCGGTCTGCTGCGCGAACCGGCCCCGGGCGCGGTCGACTTCATCCACCGCACCTTCCAGGACTTCCTGGGCGCCAGGGCCGTGCTGGAAGAGCGCGATATGGGCATGCTGGTGAACAACGCACACCTGGACCAGTGGGAGGACGTGGTGCAGATGGCCGTCGCACAGGCTCGCCACCAAGAGCGTGCCGACCTGCTGACCCGCCTGCGCGAGCGGGGCGACCGGGAGCAGGACGCCACCGTCCAGGCGCGGCTGCGGCTCCTCGCCCTCGCCTCCCTCGAACAGGCCACCCGCCTGGAGCCGACGGTGCGCGAGGCCATCGAGGACCGGGCCGCCCGGCTGCTGCCGCCGCGCAGCCTGCGGGAGGCCAGGTCGCTGGCGCAGACGGGCCCGCTGCTCCTGGGCCTGCTGCCCGACGCCAAGGACCTGGACGGCGACGAGGAGCTGGCCACCGTCCACGCGATCTGCCAGATCGGCGGGGACGCCGCCATCCCCAGGCTCCGGGAGTTCCTGGGCACCGGCCAGCCTGCGGTGCGCGCCCAACTCCTCGCCCACTGGGACCGGTTCGACACCAAGGTGTACGCGGAGGAGATCGTACGGCCGCTCCTCGACACCGCTCCCGAGGAGATCGTCACGGTGCGCTCACCCGCCGAGCTGGAGGCGCTGCGCACCATGTCCGGCTATCAACGCGTGGGTCTGCACGGCGACTTCGCCCCGGAGGACATCCGCGCCTCGCTCGACCCGCGCCATCTGCGCGAGCTGCGCCTGCGCAACACCCTGCGGCTGGAGGACCTCACCCTGCTCTCCGCCTATCCCGAGCTGGAGACGGTCGCCCTGCAGGGATGCCGGAACGTCAAGGACCCCACACCGCTGACCCGGCTGCCCCGGCTGCGGAGGCTGGAGCTGCGGGACCTCCCCCAGTTCGAGCCGCTGCTGAAGCTGGCCGACTGCCCCCGGCTGGAGGGGCTCCTCGTCGGACCGGAGGTGCCCTGGCGCGGTCTGCCCGACCTCCCGCGCCCCGCCGAGCTGCGGCTGCTCTCCCTGCCGTCGTCGGCGGCGCAGCTCGCCGGGATCGTGGAGTGCCGGGAGCTGGAGGAGCTGCGTCTGCAGGACGCCAGCGAGCGCCTGGCGCCGGACGAATGGGGCTCCCTCATCGCCGAGTTGCCCAATCTGCGCAAGCTGACGCTCTCCCCGCAGCAGCTGAGCATGCTGCTGTTCGCCCCCCGTACCGAGATCCCCCAGGTCACCCACCTGGATGTATGGGCCAGGGCCGGCTCCGCGGTGCCGCTGCGGCGCATCGCCCGGCGCCTTCCGGGGCTCGAGGAGATCCATCTGTCGCAGGTCGCGGAGCTCGATCTCGCCTCCCTCGCCGGACTGCCCCGGCTGCGCCGGGTGCGACTCGTCTACCCGGGCGAGATACGCGGCGCGGACTCGCTCCCCGACAGCGTGGAACTCGACATCTACCCGCACCCCTGA
- a CDS encoding MAB_1171c family putative transporter — protein MTTIKTLCFVIAALSSYAALIYRLFQVRRSWRDTAYRALVITLLLQCLTFTMGAFAMGSERFLGVGNLAILVMHLSAVAFCVSAQIILLYWASATEESGRRARYWLIIGVALDTLLTALFFIADGPGRPAEDFNTGSGRPLILTYLLVFMVSQAVPCVTILRQCVPYARMAGKTSLGQALRMLSVAAVILFLYCLARVVNILTAAGGLDIGGWTLAASVFSALGIVTLSLALTISSWGPSVSKLLEWARGYRSYRALYPLWRDLYESSPDIVLEPPGAAVSDLNYRLHRRVIEIRDGWRELRPYIDRTTGGDGQASPKGSEESRQAFAEAAQIRQALHAKRTGTIPDDNADTGDFEDRDTDNFTAEVVWLTKVASAYRRLAKAR, from the coding sequence GTGACCACCATCAAGACTCTCTGCTTCGTCATCGCGGCGCTGTCGTCGTATGCCGCGCTGATCTACCGACTGTTCCAAGTCAGGCGCAGCTGGCGGGACACCGCCTACCGCGCACTCGTGATCACCCTGCTGCTGCAGTGCCTCACCTTCACGATGGGTGCCTTCGCCATGGGGAGCGAGCGCTTCCTGGGCGTCGGCAACCTCGCGATCCTGGTGATGCATCTGTCGGCGGTCGCCTTCTGCGTCAGCGCGCAGATCATCCTGCTGTACTGGGCGTCCGCCACCGAGGAGTCGGGGCGCAGGGCCCGCTACTGGCTGATCATCGGCGTCGCCCTCGACACACTGCTGACGGCGCTGTTCTTCATCGCCGACGGCCCCGGGCGGCCCGCCGAGGACTTCAACACCGGCAGCGGCCGGCCGCTGATCCTCACCTACCTCCTGGTCTTCATGGTCTCCCAGGCGGTTCCGTGCGTCACCATCCTGCGCCAGTGCGTGCCCTACGCCCGCATGGCGGGCAAGACCTCGCTGGGGCAGGCGCTGCGGATGCTCTCCGTCGCCGCGGTGATCCTCTTCCTCTACTGCCTGGCCAGGGTGGTCAACATCCTCACGGCCGCGGGCGGGCTCGACATCGGCGGCTGGACGCTGGCCGCCTCCGTCTTCAGCGCGCTGGGCATCGTCACCCTCTCGCTCGCCCTGACGATCTCCTCGTGGGGGCCCTCGGTCTCCAAGCTGCTGGAATGGGCGCGCGGTTACCGGTCCTACCGGGCCCTGTATCCGCTGTGGCGGGATCTGTACGAGTCCTCCCCGGACATCGTCCTGGAGCCGCCGGGGGCCGCGGTCTCCGACCTCAACTACCGGCTCCACCGTCGGGTCATCGAAATACGGGACGGCTGGCGGGAGTTGCGCCCCTATATCGACCGCACCACGGGCGGCGACGGCCAGGCGAGTCCCAAGGGGAGTGAGGAGTCCCGGCAGGCGTTCGCCGAGGCGGCACAGATCAGGCAGGCCCTGCACGCCAAGCGCACCGGCACCATTCCCGATGACAACGCGGACACCGGCGACTTCGAGGACCGCGACACGGACAACTTCACCGCCGAGGTCGTCTGGCTCACCAAAGTGGCATCCGCCTACCGGCGGCTCGCCAAAGCGCGCTGA
- a CDS encoding recombinase family protein, translating into MANLVYKRVSTDQQSTARQNLVLDEAGIEDPVVFEEDGGTSSRLHPLQRPKFRALLDYARPGDTVHIFEMFRLVRGTGHILDVLDVRCRPSPPPANSSATSRGN; encoded by the coding sequence GTGGCGAACCTGGTCTACAAGCGGGTCTCGACCGACCAGCAGTCGACCGCCCGGCAGAACCTCGTCCTGGACGAGGCCGGCATCGAGGACCCGGTCGTCTTCGAGGAGGACGGCGGCACCTCCAGCCGCCTCCACCCGCTCCAGCGCCCGAAGTTCCGCGCGCTCCTCGACTACGCCCGGCCCGGGGACACCGTGCACATCTTCGAGATGTTCCGCCTCGTACGCGGCACCGGGCACATCCTCGACGTGCTCGACGTCCGGTGCAGACCCTCGCCGCCGCCGGCGAACTCCAGCGCGACCTCCAGGGGGAACTGA
- a CDS encoding ABC transporter substrate-binding protein: MTGIPSSTPETRRAIAALSKHSIPTVGPVITAANMNSPYFFKTSPNNDQFARALKLYLDKKPAGHRGFLVWDNRSEDVYSQNLRSVFERHFGTAYDLTNHNSNFTGTSGTDKGIPQRFTDAVQKICNEKSDTVFFAGRDQDLPAFMERMAQEGSCGRTSTLRILKVGIGLEPTLTADAPTRWLDEARATIVDASSVDPAWWAGKSNPKKALGRFLDRFEEIRKEHKLGDKPLDDGYAVMYHDAFALLAGAVDRTFAEINEGGKKAPEAMSIPTKDDVYNTLIIPSIAGDSCSSCLVGAGGTYGFEGPGKNDQWAVCKPVPVVEYPSSTRSGAPGAAALYRTYRSGSESACPS, encoded by the coding sequence GTGACCGGCATCCCGAGCAGCACCCCGGAGACCCGCAGGGCCATCGCCGCGCTCAGCAAGCACAGCATCCCCACCGTCGGCCCGGTCATCACCGCGGCCAACATGAACTCCCCGTACTTCTTCAAGACCTCGCCCAACAACGACCAGTTCGCCCGTGCCCTCAAGCTCTACCTGGACAAGAAGCCGGCCGGGCACCGGGGCTTCCTGGTCTGGGACAACCGCAGCGAGGACGTCTACTCCCAGAATCTGCGCAGCGTCTTCGAGCGGCACTTCGGCACGGCGTACGACCTGACCAACCACAACTCGAACTTCACCGGGACCTCCGGAACGGACAAGGGCATCCCCCAGCGGTTCACCGACGCCGTGCAGAAGATCTGCAACGAGAAGTCCGACACCGTCTTCTTCGCGGGCCGCGACCAGGACCTGCCCGCGTTCATGGAGCGCATGGCGCAGGAGGGCAGCTGTGGGCGCACCTCGACGCTGCGCATCCTGAAGGTCGGCATCGGACTGGAGCCCACCCTCACCGCGGACGCGCCCACCCGGTGGCTGGACGAGGCACGGGCCACGATCGTCGACGCCTCCTCCGTCGACCCCGCCTGGTGGGCGGGGAAGAGCAACCCCAAGAAGGCGCTCGGCCGTTTCCTCGACCGCTTCGAGGAGATACGGAAGGAGCACAAGCTGGGCGACAAGCCGCTGGACGACGGCTACGCCGTGATGTACCACGACGCCTTCGCGCTGCTCGCGGGCGCCGTGGACCGCACCTTCGCCGAGATCAACGAGGGCGGCAAGAAGGCGCCGGAGGCGATGAGCATCCCGACCAAGGACGATGTGTACAACACGCTCATCATCCCGAGCATCGCCGGCGACTCGTGCAGCTCCTGCCTGGTCGGCGCCGGAGGCACCTACGGCTTCGAGGGCCCGGGCAAGAACGACCAATGGGCCGTCTGCAAACCCGTCCCCGTGGTCGAGTACCCGTCGAGCACCCGCTCCGGCGCCCCGGGCGCGGCGGCCCTCTACCGCACCTACCGCAGCGGCTCCGAGAGCGCCTGCCCCTCCTGA
- a CDS encoding TetR/AcrR family transcriptional regulator: MTLLADGRLSAVLDRRLPLTEADAALRLVESGKPFGKVVLSPGRVAGQRGFGWLQESSMARRRDERIDHAVLAAVTELVAEVGYPALTMEAIAQRAGTTKPAIRRRWKSQKHLVVEAMARDRAGVVDMDTGCTHCDIVGHLEALRVAMDDPALGHVLPALVADLADDPELRDTFLTAVWAPRREACEVSLRKGVARGDLRTGLDVDLVLDLFAAPIVFRSLFGHSGLGPKFPQDVARAVLRGVGTGEGHRCAEHD; the protein is encoded by the coding sequence GTGACGCTGCTGGCGGACGGCCGGCTCTCGGCCGTGCTCGACCGTCGTCTGCCGCTCACCGAGGCCGATGCCGCCCTCCGGCTGGTGGAGAGCGGAAAGCCGTTCGGCAAGGTCGTCCTGTCCCCCGGTAGGGTGGCCGGACAACGGGGTTTCGGGTGGTTACAGGAGAGTTCGATGGCGCGCCGGCGGGACGAGCGGATCGACCACGCCGTGCTGGCCGCGGTGACCGAACTCGTGGCGGAGGTCGGATATCCAGCCCTGACCATGGAAGCCATCGCGCAGCGGGCGGGCACCACCAAACCCGCCATCCGCCGGCGCTGGAAGAGCCAGAAACACCTGGTCGTCGAGGCCATGGCGCGGGACCGGGCCGGAGTCGTGGACATGGACACCGGATGCACGCACTGCGACATCGTCGGCCACCTGGAAGCGCTCCGGGTCGCCATGGACGACCCGGCCCTCGGCCATGTGCTCCCGGCGCTCGTGGCCGACCTCGCGGACGATCCGGAGCTGCGGGACACCTTCCTCACCGCGGTCTGGGCACCTCGCCGGGAAGCGTGCGAGGTGTCCCTGCGGAAGGGAGTCGCGCGCGGCGACCTCCGCACCGGCCTCGACGTCGACCTCGTGCTGGACCTGTTCGCCGCCCCCATCGTCTTCCGATCGCTCTTCGGCCACTCCGGACTCGGACCGAAGTTCCCGCAGGACGTCGCGCGCGCCGTGCTCCGCGGGGTGGGAACGGGCGAGGGGCACCGCTGTGCGGAGCACGACTGA